The following coding sequences lie in one Capsicum annuum cultivar UCD-10X-F1 chromosome 5, UCD10Xv1.1, whole genome shotgun sequence genomic window:
- the LOC124898510 gene encoding uncharacterized protein LOC124898510, which produces MENLDWCEQIKFHLGVLDLDAALYFEKPTAITEASSDEEKSYYKHWDRSNRLGLMFMRMTIMGNIKTTLPKAESAKELLKLVEESSQTADRSLAGTLMGTLTTMKFDGSRTMHEHVIEITNLAARLKSLGMEVEQNFLVQFIINSLSSEYGPFQMNYNTMKDKWNVHELHGMLVQEERG; this is translated from the exons ATGGAGAATTTAG ATTGGTGCGAACAAATCAAATTCCATCTTGGAGTTTTAGATCTTGATGCTGCACTTTACTTTGAAAAACCAACAGCTATTACTGAAGCTAGCagtgatgaagaaaagtcctattataAGCACTGGGATCGGTCTAACAGATTAGGCCTAATGTTCATGCGAATGACTATTATGGGCAATATTAAGACTACTCTTCCCAAAGCTGAAAGTGCAAAAGAACTTCTGAAACTTGTGGAAGAGTCTTCCCAAACTGCTGATAGGTCTCTTGCTGGGACACTAATGGGTACTTTAACCACcatgaagtttgatggttcacgtactatgcatgagcatgtCATTGAAATAACAAATTTAGCAGCAAGACTTAAGTCATTGGGAATGGAAGTGGAACAGAATTTCCTTGTGCAGTTCATTATCAACTCATTATCGTCTGAGTATGgtcctttccaaatgaactacaaTACCATGAAAGACAAATGGAACGTGCATGAATTGCATGGTATGTTGGTTCAAGAGGAACGAGGCTAG